A region from the Desulfitobacterium dehalogenans ATCC 51507 genome encodes:
- the metG gene encoding methionine--tRNA ligase, producing the protein MKYYITTPIFYPNSSPHIGTAYTTVAADTLARYHRLKGHDVYFLTGTDENAQKIVRTAESQGMDPLAYVDGVVDRFKALWVELDITYDDFIRTTEDRHHKVVKKIFTKLYEQGDIYKSEYEGWYCTPCETFWTENKLIDGKCPNPDCGRDVELLKEESYFFKLSKYQDALLGYIKDHPDFIQPASRRNEMVKFIEGGLEDLCVSRTTFQWGIQVPFDPKHVVYVWLDALINYISALGYPDGELYQRYWPAEVHLMGKDIVRFHAVIWPIILMALGVPLPKVVYGHGWYLSKEGGKISKSRGNVQDSFELIRRYGSDAIRYFLLREMQVGTDGAYSEDALVERLNSDLANDLGNFVSRSLAMIVKYRGGVIPKAGEPTELEAELRALGNEVIAKVEERLEAHDPAGALENLWRLVSRMNKYVDETAPWTLAKQEDQQARLDTVLHTFAEAIRILGILCAPFMPKLTAKMFQQCGVGEEMLAWEDAKRWDVLGEGIQVKRGEALFPRIDMAQFSVEEEKAPVSEVETQKIEENKVEFEPIKEEISIDDFAKIDLRVAKVLHAEKVEKTDKLLKLEIEVAGKPRTIVSGIAQHYAPEDLVGKHVVIVANLKPAKLRGITSEGMILAASHEGVLEVLTLDKELPAGARVK; encoded by the coding sequence TTGAAATATTACATTACAACACCGATTTTTTACCCCAATTCCAGCCCCCACATTGGGACGGCTTATACTACCGTAGCCGCTGACACCCTTGCCCGCTATCATCGGCTTAAAGGACATGATGTGTACTTTCTGACCGGTACCGATGAGAACGCCCAGAAGATTGTTCGTACGGCTGAAAGCCAGGGAATGGATCCCTTGGCTTATGTGGATGGGGTGGTGGACCGGTTTAAAGCCTTATGGGTAGAGCTGGATATCACCTATGATGACTTTATCCGGACGACCGAAGATCGTCACCATAAGGTGGTTAAAAAGATTTTTACTAAGCTTTATGAGCAAGGGGATATTTATAAATCAGAGTATGAAGGCTGGTATTGCACACCCTGTGAAACTTTCTGGACGGAAAATAAGCTCATCGACGGAAAATGCCCGAATCCTGACTGTGGACGGGATGTGGAATTGCTTAAGGAGGAAAGCTATTTTTTCAAGCTTTCTAAATATCAGGATGCTCTTTTAGGCTATATCAAGGATCATCCGGATTTTATTCAGCCTGCTTCCCGACGCAATGAGATGGTTAAGTTTATCGAGGGAGGATTGGAGGATCTGTGCGTTTCCCGTACTACCTTCCAATGGGGAATTCAGGTTCCTTTTGATCCCAAGCATGTGGTCTATGTCTGGCTGGATGCCCTCATCAACTATATTTCCGCTTTGGGGTATCCCGACGGGGAGTTGTATCAGCGTTATTGGCCGGCGGAAGTTCATCTGATGGGCAAGGATATTGTCCGCTTCCATGCTGTGATTTGGCCGATTATTTTAATGGCTTTAGGAGTCCCCCTGCCTAAAGTGGTCTATGGCCATGGTTGGTACCTCAGTAAAGAAGGGGGTAAAATCTCTAAGTCCCGGGGGAATGTTCAAGATTCTTTCGAGTTGATCCGGCGTTATGGCTCCGATGCCATTCGTTATTTCTTACTGAGGGAAATGCAGGTAGGGACCGATGGCGCATACTCGGAAGATGCTTTGGTGGAACGGTTAAACAGTGATTTAGCCAATGATTTGGGAAATTTCGTTTCCCGCAGTCTGGCGATGATCGTAAAATACCGGGGCGGTGTGATACCTAAGGCCGGCGAACCCACGGAGCTTGAAGCAGAGCTTAGGGCTTTGGGGAATGAGGTCATTGCTAAAGTGGAAGAGCGACTGGAGGCTCATGATCCGGCAGGGGCTCTGGAAAACCTTTGGCGCCTGGTCTCCCGCATGAATAAATATGTGGATGAGACCGCTCCCTGGACTCTGGCCAAGCAGGAGGATCAGCAGGCCCGTCTGGACACAGTACTCCATACCTTTGCTGAGGCGATTCGGATCCTGGGTATTCTTTGTGCACCCTTTATGCCCAAGCTTACGGCGAAGATGTTCCAGCAATGTGGAGTCGGTGAGGAAATGCTCGCTTGGGAAGATGCCAAACGGTGGGATGTTTTAGGAGAAGGGATTCAAGTGAAACGGGGAGAGGCTTTGTTCCCCCGTATTGATATGGCACAATTTAGTGTTGAAGAGGAGAAAGCACCTGTGAGCGAAGTCGAAACTCAAAAAATCGAAGAAAATAAAGTGGAATTTGAACCGATAAAAGAAGAAATCTCCATCGATGATTTTGCCAAAATTGACCTTCGGGTGGCTAAGGTTCTCCACGCTGAAAAAGTAGAAAAAACCGATAAGCTTTTAAAATTGGAAATCGAGGTAGCAGGCAAACCCCGCACCATCGTCTCGGGAATTGCTCAG
- a CDS encoding AbrB/MazE/SpoVT family DNA-binding domain-containing protein has translation MKSTGIVRKVDELGRVVLPIELRRTLGIDEKDALEIYVDQEKIILKKYEPACVFCNNATDVQIFRGKNVCRECATAMGEAASGNQPEAV, from the coding sequence ATGAAATCAACCGGTATCGTAAGAAAAGTAGACGAACTAGGTCGGGTGGTATTACCTATCGAATTACGCAGAACCCTGGGAATCGATGAAAAGGATGCTCTGGAAATCTATGTAGACCAAGAAAAGATCATTCTCAAAAAATACGAACCTGCTTGTGTATTTTGTAATAATGCCACAGATGTTCAGATTTTCCGTGGGAAAAATGTCTGCCGTGAATGCGCCACTGCCATGGGCGAAGCTGCATCCGGCAACCAACCCGAAGCCGTTTAA